From the genome of Candidatus Electrothrix communis, one region includes:
- a CDS encoding transposase: MDKEKLPADAVPKGHDTVVVQDIIIEVKNTAFKREVYYSASENRRIIGALPIEYQGGFGPGIRTLVLCLYNDSNMSQPKIHSLLQTVGVEISPATISRIITDDVTCFHDEKSEIVSAGLQATNYQNADDTSARVNGANFYNHVLCSPYYTAYFTRAKKNRLTLLEIFSEGELTFQLNSQTIELLSDFNLSEKQRQRLTPFLSERIMERSEMDALLSRLFPDPGKQKTNRQRILEACAVTAFRHQGRPFPILICDDAPQFKGITEHLGLCWVHEGRHYKKLQPFMENNREKLAKVLSDFWDYYHCLRSYKEAPSKAEAERLSEQFDTLFLQTTGYDQLDDRLRKTWAKKDNLLLVLQYPHIPLHNNSAELGARVQARKRDVSFQTKNEKGTQAKDTMMTVVETAKKMSVNVFEYIHDRISKKYEMPSLASIISSQSQHTASDPA, from the coding sequence GTGGATAAGGAAAAATTACCCGCTGATGCTGTACCAAAAGGACACGATACCGTTGTTGTTCAGGATATTATTATAGAGGTGAAAAACACCGCCTTTAAGCGGGAAGTCTATTATTCAGCATCAGAAAACCGACGAATCATCGGCGCATTACCCATTGAATATCAAGGTGGTTTCGGCCCCGGCATCAGGACATTGGTCCTCTGCTTATATAATGACTCCAACATGAGTCAGCCTAAAATCCATAGCTTGTTGCAGACAGTCGGTGTTGAAATCTCACCAGCAACAATTTCTCGCATAATAACAGACGATGTTACCTGTTTTCACGACGAAAAATCTGAAATTGTCTCGGCTGGTCTTCAAGCAACGAATTATCAGAATGCTGATGATACCAGTGCTCGTGTCAATGGCGCCAATTTCTACAACCATGTACTCTGCAGCCCCTATTATACAGCATATTTTACCAGAGCGAAGAAGAATCGCCTGACTCTGCTGGAAATATTCAGTGAAGGCGAATTGACCTTCCAGCTAAACTCGCAAACCATTGAACTGTTAAGTGACTTTAACCTGTCTGAAAAACAGCGGCAACGTCTGACACCATTTTTAAGTGAACGCATAATGGAGCGTTCTGAAATGGATGCTTTGTTGAGTAGGCTGTTTCCTGACCCTGGCAAACAGAAAACGAATCGTCAACGCATTTTGGAAGCCTGTGCTGTGACAGCGTTTCGTCATCAGGGCCGCCCGTTTCCGATCCTTATCTGTGATGATGCCCCTCAGTTTAAGGGGATCACCGAACATCTTGGTCTATGCTGGGTCCACGAAGGCAGGCATTACAAGAAACTGCAACCGTTCATGGAAAATAATCGCGAGAAACTGGCAAAAGTGCTCAGTGACTTTTGGGATTATTACCATTGCCTGCGGAGCTATAAAGAGGCTCCCTCCAAGGCTGAAGCTGAACGTCTTTCCGAGCAGTTCGACACCTTATTCCTGCAAACAACAGGCTATGATCAGCTAGATGACCGTTTACGGAAAACATGGGCCAAGAAGGATAATCTTCTGCTTGTCCTGCAATATCCGCACATTCCTTTGCATAATAATTCTGCGGAACTTGGTGCCAGAGTTCAGGCACGAAAACGGGATGTCAGTTTCCAGACGAAAAACGAAAAAGGGACTCAAGCAAAAGACACCATGATGACTGTGGTCGAAACTGCAAAAAAAATGTCGGTCAATGTGTTTGAATACATCCATGACCGTATCAGCAAAAAGTACGAAATGCCCTCCTTGGCATCCATCATTTCATCTCAATCTCAGCATACTGCTTCCGACCCCGCCTGA
- a CDS encoding PhoH family protein — protein MTKQHVRKSFILDTNVILHDSSCINHFDEHDIIVPITVLEELDHFKKGNQSVNFHAREFVRSLDKLSSNKLFNGGVPLGEGKGRLSIKLEQEPHPELRRHFPASAKPDHQILNICYHLYKEDRSQSFILVTKDVNLRMKAKAVGLMAENYVTDHVKDLGALYTGTRVIEDSPFGLIDELHTSEEIPSNDLDLPQDEGLTANEFIILREANKSALATYNSGEKKIKLVRKQKVCGIMPRNAEQSFAVHALCNTGVPLVTIGGKAGTGKTLLALAAALEQRKNYRQIMLARPVVPLSNKDLGFLPGDIQSKIGPYMQPLYDNLAVIRSQFPEKSKMHQKIHDLLEDKKLIIEPLAYIRGRSLVKMYIIIDEAQNLTPHEVKTIITRAGEDSKIVFTGDVHQIDHPYLDSQSNGLSYLIEKMRGQHLYSHITLQKGERSTLSMLASELL, from the coding sequence ATGACAAAACAACACGTGCGCAAATCATTCATCCTGGACACCAATGTGATTCTGCATGATTCATCCTGCATTAACCATTTTGATGAGCATGATATCATCGTGCCCATCACGGTGCTGGAAGAACTTGACCATTTCAAAAAGGGCAACCAGAGCGTCAACTTCCATGCCCGTGAATTTGTCCGCTCCCTGGACAAACTGAGCTCAAACAAGCTGTTCAACGGCGGAGTTCCACTGGGGGAGGGCAAAGGACGCTTGTCCATCAAACTGGAGCAGGAGCCCCATCCTGAGCTACGACGCCATTTCCCTGCGTCTGCGAAACCGGACCATCAAATCCTCAATATCTGCTATCATCTGTACAAAGAGGACAGATCCCAATCGTTTATCCTGGTCACCAAGGACGTCAACCTGCGAATGAAGGCCAAGGCTGTGGGCCTAATGGCGGAGAACTACGTCACTGATCATGTTAAGGATTTAGGTGCCCTGTATACCGGAACCCGAGTTATTGAGGACAGTCCCTTCGGTCTGATTGACGAGCTGCACACCAGTGAGGAAATTCCGTCGAACGACCTGGACCTGCCCCAGGATGAAGGCTTGACCGCCAATGAGTTCATCATCCTTCGCGAGGCCAATAAATCCGCCCTGGCAACCTATAATTCAGGAGAAAAAAAAATAAAGCTTGTCCGCAAACAGAAGGTCTGCGGGATCATGCCGCGTAATGCCGAGCAAAGCTTTGCAGTCCATGCCCTGTGCAATACCGGGGTGCCGCTGGTGACTATCGGCGGTAAGGCCGGAACAGGAAAAACCCTATTGGCCCTGGCAGCGGCGCTTGAGCAGCGCAAAAATTATCGCCAGATCATGCTGGCCCGCCCGGTTGTACCGTTGTCCAATAAGGACCTTGGTTTTCTCCCTGGAGATATCCAGTCAAAGATCGGCCCCTATATGCAGCCGCTCTATGACAACCTGGCAGTTATTCGCAGCCAGTTTCCAGAAAAAAGCAAGATGCACCAGAAAATTCATGATCTGCTGGAAGACAAAAAGTTGATCATTGAGCCCCTTGCCTATATCCGGGGCAGGAGTCTGGTCAAGATGTATATTATTATTGATGAGGCCCAGAATCTGACCCCCCATGAGGTGAAAACCATCATTACCCGGGCTGGCGAGGACTCTAAGATCGTTTTTACCGGGGATGTGCATCAGATAGATCATCCCTACCTGGACTCCCAGTCCAACGGTCTGAGCTATCTGATCGAAAAAATGCGCGGGCAGCATCTGTACTCCCATATCACCCTGCAAAAGGGCGAGCGTTCTACCCTGTCCATGCTGGCCAGCGAGTTGCTATAG